CGTAGGTCGCGGCGCGGGCCTCGTCGGTGCGATAGGGATGGGCGTAGGCCCACTCGGTGGCGAGGGTGCGGTTGAAGCGCTCGACCTTCCCGTTCGTCTGGGGCCGGTAGGGGCGGGTGCGTGTGTGGGCGATGGTGCCGAGCGCCTCGGTGAAGGCGTGGGAGCGGTAGCAGGAGCCGTTGTCCGTCAGGACACGGATCACGGTGATGCCCGCGGCGGTGAAGAACGCGTTCGCGCGGGCCCAGAACGCGGCAGCGGTCTCCTTGCGCTCGTCGGTGAGGATCTCGGAGTACGCGAGTCGGGAGTGGTCATCCACGGCGTGATGCAGGAACGCGTACCCCCGCCCGGTCCGGGGAGTGTTCCTCCGGCCGGCCGCTCTGCCGAGGACTCGGTGCCCGCCGCCGTCCGGGATACGGCCGAGCTTCTTGATGTCGACGTGGACCAGATCTCCCGGTGAGGAGTGCTCGTAACGTCGCGCGGGCGAGCGTCGGACGGGGAGTCCCGTCGCGGAATCCAGGTGCGTGAGCAACGGCATCCGGTAGCGACGGAGGACCCGCTCGACCGTGGAACGGGGGATACGCAGGTGGTAGCTGATGCGGTGCGGGCCCCACCGGCGAGTGAATCTCAGCGCGATGATCCGCCGCTCCCGACGCTGACTCGTGCGGGTCGGTTGCCGGTGCGGGCGGGATGAGCGGTCCGTCATCGGCAACCCGGCCCGATACCGGCGAGCCCATCTCGACGCCGTCGCCGGCGAGCACTGGAACCTCTCCGCCGCACGCCGGACCGGCCACCCGTCCTCGATGATCAACCGAGCAAGCCGAAGCCTGCCCGCGGGAGTGAACGGGGCGTTAGCGTGAGTCACGAAGACCTCCGGTGATGACGTGTGCTTGGTAACTCACATCGTCCCGGAGGTCTTCGCTATCCGCCCCAGCGTTCACAACCTCCCGAGGAACTACATCTAGCCCGCGGCCTCGGTGGCGGCCGCGGCGTGGCGCGAGCGGATCCCGACGAGGGACACCAGCCCGCCGGCGATCAGCAGCGCCGCGGTCACGAGCACCACGCGGTGGAAGGCCGCGACGTCGAGGTCGGGCCCGGCGACCAGCCCGATCGCGGCGATGGCGACGAGCCCGGCCACGCGCGACACGGCGTTGTTGACGGCGGACGCGATGCCCGCCTGCGCCGACGGCACGGCCTCGAGGATCGTCGCGGTCAGCGGCGCGACCGTCATCGACAGGCCCAGGCCGAAGACGAGGATGCCCGGCAGCAGCTGCCCCCAGTAGTCGACGGGCTCGCCCACGCGGAGCATCAGCAGGTATCCGCCGCCCGCGACGATCGGCCCCGCGCCCATGAGCAGCCGCGGCCCGATGCGCCCGGCCAGCGCGCCGAAGCGCGTCGACAGCAGCAGCATGATCACGGTGGTCGGCACGAGCGCGAAGCCGGCCGCGGTCGCCGACAGCCCGCCGGTCTGCTGCAGGAAGACCGCGATGACGAAGCCGCCGAGCGACAGGGCGCCGTAGATGCCGACCGTCGCGATGTTGCCGACGAGGAAGTCCCGCTCGCGGAAGAGCGAGAGCGGCAGCATGGGGCGCGGTGTGCGCCGCTCGCGCACCACGAAGAGCACGAGGCACGCGACGCCGACGACCAGGCTGCCGACCACGAGCGGGTGCGCGATCCCCCGCCGCGACTGCTCGATGAGGGCGAAGACGGGGCCGCCGATCCCGATGGCGCCGAGCACCGCGCCCGGCACGTCGACGCGCGTGCCGTCGGCGACGGGCGCGTCGTGCGGCAGCCGGGCCAGGAGCACGAGGGTCACGGCGATGGGCAGCACGTTGATCCCGAACACGAGCCGCCAGTCGAGCGTGTCCACCAGGACGCCGCCGAGGACGGGGCCGACGAGCATCGCGGTGCCGGTCCACGCCGTCCAGGAGCCGATGGCGCGCGCCTGCGCGGGACCGCGGAAGGCCTGGGCGATGAGGGCGAGCGAGCTCGGCACGAGCAGCGCGCCGGCCGCGCCCTGGGCGGCGCGCGCGGCGATGAGGATCCCGGCGGTCGGCGCGATCGCGCACACGAGCGAGGTCACGCCGAATCCGACGAGCCCCCAGCGCAGCACGCGCACGCGGCCGAACGCGTCGGAGAGCGAGCCGGCCAGGAGGATCAGCGCGCCGAGGGTGATGAGGTAGGCGTCCACGACCCACTGCTGCACCACGAGGCCGCCGCCGAGGTCCTCGCCGATCGCGGGCAGCGCGACGTTGACGACCGTGCCGTCGAGGAAGGCGACGAAGGAGGCGAGGACCGCGACCACGAGCACCGTGCGACCGCGGCCGTCCGCGGTCCCGTCCAGGTGGCCGTCCGCGTGGGTCGCGGCGGCGGAGTCGGGCATGTGCCCAGTATGCGCCGCGCCCGACGGCCCGTCCGGGCGCGGGTCGGCTCCGGCTCCGGCCCCGCGCGGATCAGGCGGGAGGCGCCGCCGCGGTCCCCGCCCGGTCGATCGCGGCCTCCACCCGGCGCAGCACGTCCTCGTCGCCCATGATCCGGAAGTGCCCGGAGGCCCGGACGCGCTCGTCCGTCGCGCCGTCGAGCGAGCTGCCGCCGGGGATGTGCGGGTCGAAGCGCGCGAAGACGCTCGTGATCCGCGCGTTGACCTCGCGCGACCGGCCGAGCTCCACGAGCGCGGCGTTCCGCGGCGAGAAGTCGCGGATGCTGCGGACGGGGATGAGCCGCGCGTACGAGGATCCGCCGAATGGCGTGTTGATCGCGACCATGGCGCGGATCCGCCGGTCGGGGTCGCCGAATGCCATGAGGTGCTTGCCGATGAGGCCGCCCTTGCTGTGCGCGACGATGACGACGTCGCGCAGGTCCTCGGCCTCGAGGTACGCGCGGGCGCGGCGCGACATCTCGGCGACCCGGCCCACGTTCGCGCCGAGCGCGCCGACCACGTGCACGCCGTGGCCGCGCGCGTGCAGCCTCCGGATGATCGGCAGCATGAACTGCCAGCGCTCGTAGACGCCCGGCAGCACGAGGATCGTCGGCCGGTCGTCGCGGCCGTCCTCGAAGGAGCGGGCGTCGTCACGGGAGAGGGTCGCGGCCGCCTGCCAGCGGAGGACGTACGCGTAATCGAGGGCCCAGTCGAGCGCCTTGCGGAGGAGCGTGAGCGGCGGGAGCGGGTCGGGTCCTGCGGTGGTCACCCGTCCATCCTGCCCGGGCGCGGCCTCCGCGACCGGCGCACGGGGCGACGGCCGCGATCCCGCCGCCTCAGCGGGCCCGGGCATGCTCCACGATCGCGCGCGCCACGCCGAGCGGATCCGTGTACATCACGACGTGCGGGCCGCGGGCGACCCGGTACGTCCCGCGCGGGATCCGGGCCGCGAGCTCCTGCGCGAACGGCCGGTCGACCACGGCGTCCCGGTCGCCCACGATGACGAGCGTGCGGGCGCGGATGCGCGGCGCGCGCTCCTCGACCGCGTCGTCGATGAGGTGCGGCAGCTGGCGGAGGTAGTACCGCATCCCGCAGCGCAGGAAGTAGTCGCCGAGCACGACGGCGTTCGCGAGGAGCGGCTCGCGGAGCGTGTCGACGCCGAGCGCGAGGGCCGCGCGGACGACCCCGCGCGTCCGCGGCGGGAGGGTGGGCGCGATGAGCACGATGCGGTCGGCGACCTCGGGATGGTCGACGGCCAGCCGCGTGACGATCTGGGTCCCCATCGAGTGGCCGACGACGACGGGGTCCACGAGGCCGTGCATCCGGATCACCTCGGCGACGACCGCCGCGTGGTCGTCGAGCGTCACGTCGCGCCGGACCCGCGGCGACTCGCCGTACCCCGGCAGATCGATGGCGTACACCGTGCCGTGCCCGGCGAGGAACGCGGCCACGGGGTGGAAGTAGCGCGAGGAGACGCCGATCCCGTGCACGAGCACGAACGACGGGCGGGCCCCGGCGGGTCCGGCCGAGCCGATGCCCGCGGCAGCGGTCGGGAGCGTGCGCCCGGCGTTGCCGCCCGGCGTCCGGAACACCTTGATCGCGATCCGGAAGCCGAGGACGGTGCGCCGCTCCAGGTCGTGCTCGACGGGGATCGCCCGCGACCCGTAGCGCCGGGAGAGCAGGAGCCAGCGCGGCGGGGCGGACTCGGTGCGGTGCACGTCCCCCGGGAGCCGGACGCGGGTGAGCCGGGCGAGGGGGGAGCGCATCCCGCGACCCTAGCCGTCCCGCGCCGGGCACCGGCTGCCCCGGTCGATGGGAGGATAGGGACCCGCCCGATCCCGAGGAGACCCATGAGCCCCGCCTGGTCAGAGACCACCCTCGCCGACCTGCCCCTGCGCGACGGGATCCGCGGCGAGGAGCCGTACGGCGCCCCGCAGCTCGACGTGCCCGTCCTCCTCAACGTGAACGAGAACCCGTACCCGCTGCCCGAGGAGGTCGCGGTCGCGGTGAGCGAGGCCGTGCTCGAGGCCGCGCGGGGGCTCAACCGCTACCCGGACCGCGAGTTCCTCGAGCTCCGCACCGAGCTCGCCGGCTACCTCACGGCCGACAGCGGGCTCGCCCTCGGGCCCGAGAACGTGTGGGCGGCGAACGGATCCAACGAGGTGCTGCAGCAGGTGCTCCAGGCCTTCGGCGGCACCGACCGCGTCGCGCTGTCCTTCGCGCCGCACTACGCGATGTACCCCGAGTACGCGCGCAACACGCTCACCACGTGGGTCTCGGGCCGCCGCCAGGAGGACTTCACGCTCGACCTCGCGAACGTCACGGACCTCGTCGCCGAGCACCAGCCGAGCGTC
This window of the Clavibacter sepedonicus genome carries:
- a CDS encoding IS481 family transposase; this encodes MTHANAPFTPAGRLRLARLIIEDGWPVRRAAERFQCSPATASRWARRYRAGLPMTDRSSRPHRQPTRTSQRRERRIIALRFTRRWGPHRISYHLRIPRSTVERVLRRYRMPLLTHLDSATGLPVRRSPARRYEHSSPGDLVHVDIKKLGRIPDGGGHRVLGRAAGRRNTPRTGRGYAFLHHAVDDHSRLAYSEILTDERKETAAAFWARANAFFTAAGITVIRVLTDNGSCYRSHAFTEALGTIAHTRTRPYRPQTNGKVERFNRTLATEWAYAHPYRTDEARAATYDAWLHHYNHHRPHTGIGGLTPAERVHNLTGNYS
- a CDS encoding MFS transporter, with amino-acid sequence MPDSAAATHADGHLDGTADGRGRTVLVVAVLASFVAFLDGTVVNVALPAIGEDLGGGLVVQQWVVDAYLITLGALILLAGSLSDAFGRVRVLRWGLVGFGVTSLVCAIAPTAGILIAARAAQGAAGALLVPSSLALIAQAFRGPAQARAIGSWTAWTGTAMLVGPVLGGVLVDTLDWRLVFGINVLPIAVTLVLLARLPHDAPVADGTRVDVPGAVLGAIGIGGPVFALIEQSRRGIAHPLVVGSLVVGVACLVLFVVRERRTPRPMLPLSLFRERDFLVGNIATVGIYGALSLGGFVIAVFLQQTGGLSATAAGFALVPTTVIMLLLSTRFGALAGRIGPRLLMGAGPIVAGGGYLLMLRVGEPVDYWGQLLPGILVFGLGLSMTVAPLTATILEAVPSAQAGIASAVNNAVSRVAGLVAIAAIGLVAGPDLDVAAFHRVVLVTAALLIAGGLVSLVGIRSRHAAAATEAAG
- a CDS encoding alpha/beta fold hydrolase, yielding MRSPLARLTRVRLPGDVHRTESAPPRWLLLSRRYGSRAIPVEHDLERRTVLGFRIAIKVFRTPGGNAGRTLPTAAAGIGSAGPAGARPSFVLVHGIGVSSRYFHPVAAFLAGHGTVYAIDLPGYGESPRVRRDVTLDDHAAVVAEVIRMHGLVDPVVVGHSMGTQIVTRLAVDHPEVADRIVLIAPTLPPRTRGVVRAALALGVDTLREPLLANAVVLGDYFLRCGMRYYLRQLPHLIDDAVEERAPRIRARTLVIVGDRDAVVDRPFAQELAARIPRGTYRVARGPHVVMYTDPLGVARAIVEHARAR
- a CDS encoding esterase/lipase family protein, whose amino-acid sequence is MTTAGPDPLPPLTLLRKALDWALDYAYVLRWQAAATLSRDDARSFEDGRDDRPTILVLPGVYERWQFMLPIIRRLHARGHGVHVVGALGANVGRVAEMSRRARAYLEAEDLRDVVIVAHSKGGLIGKHLMAFGDPDRRIRAMVAINTPFGGSSYARLIPVRSIRDFSPRNAALVELGRSREVNARITSVFARFDPHIPGGSSLDGATDERVRASGHFRIMGDEDVLRRVEAAIDRAGTAAAPPA